In the Melitaea cinxia chromosome 28, ilMelCinx1.1, whole genome shotgun sequence genome, one interval contains:
- the LOC123667545 gene encoding ceramide phosphoethanolamine synthase: MMWPSSQASKILTLLLVIVVVYCIYMDTFLFLRIKNYKIDLFEPVQNATTQTSTFQSVKSSNYEDVTWIPCNINPLCHPTVKALMVDHINHYIYGPLCAIVDIGFSISERMLFLTPNMISLFHVFVACIGAKLLTCQSLVIRRVAIVLFQIRMFLDDLDGHVARERKHIKGERSEVGSLGYWVDGICDLVGVTAMMIGILLYLKTNPPRRGYKEINSSEDIERDHTAEIGISYKTKVPLQRIIQVLGLFSGQMVLSSLAWNRYIDIYQDLLENCTEYDVVRREASFTSKTFFFATGLWRIVNPHSYLHLLSLAVFCDKTWSLLKAVHYSGYICLVVAVATSEYLVENTRTFVVKSMDV, from the exons ATGATGTGGCCTTCGTCACAAGCTAGTAAAATCCTAACGCTTCTCCTCGTAATCGTCGTCGTGTACTGTATTTATATGGACACGTTTCTATTTTTAAGGATAAAGAATTATAAGATTGATTTATTTGAACCCGTTCAAAATGCAACGACGCAGACGTCGACATTTCAGTCGGTGAAATCATCGAACTACGAAGATGTTACTTGGATACCTTGTAATATTAACCCTCTATGTCACCCGACTGTGAAAGCTCTGATGGTCGATCACATTAATCATTACATATACGGCCCGCTGTGCGCGATCGTCGATATAGGATTTAGCATATCAGAAAGAATGCTATTTCTGACGCCGAATATGATATCCCTGTTTCACGTATTCGTTGCATGCATTGGAGCGAAACTGTTGACATGTCAGAGTTTAGTAATACGTCGTGTTGCTATTGTTTTGTTCCAAATTAGAATGTTCTTGGACGATCTAGATGGGCACGTAGCTAGAGAGAGGAAGCACATAAAAGGGGAGAGGTCTGAAGTCGGGAGTTTGGGGTACTGGGTGGATGGTATATGTGATTTAGTGGGTGTAACAGCTATGATGATTGGTATTCTATTGTATTTAAAGACTAATCCTCCAAGACGGGGCTACAAAG AGATAAACTCAAGCGAGGATATTGAGAGAGATCACACAGCCGAAATAGGCATATCGTATAAGACAAAAGTGCCCCTGCAGAGGATAATTCAAGTGTTGGGTCTGTTTTCCGGTCAAATGGTGCTATCTTCGCTAGCTTGGAATaggtatatagatatatatcagGATTTGTTGGAGAATTGCACGGAATACGATGTTGTTAGGCGGGAAgcaagtttcacttcaaaaacgtTTTTCTTCGCTACGGGTCTCTGGAGGATAGTTAATCCACATAGTTATTTACATCTGTTATCTTTAGCGGTTTTCTGTGATAAGACTTGGTCGTTATTGAAGGCAGTGCATTACAGCGGCTACATTTGTTTGGTTGTAGCTGTCGCTACTTCTGAGTATTTGGTCGAAAATACAAGAACATTTGTCGTTAAAAGTATGGATGTCTGA